In the Haloferula helveola genome, one interval contains:
- a CDS encoding type IV pilus twitching motility protein PilT, with amino-acid sequence MHASILELLTTAFTGGASDVFLVEGERPRVRKDGEVIIAHGEPIEEEAIAGVWRECGMDPDEDNDGDASFVVPGAGRLRVNSYRTLGRIGMVLRPIKSEIPDFEELGLPGELLTKWLGRRSGLILVCGPTGSGKSTTVAACLEWINRNQQRHIVTIEDPIEYLFVNQQSFFSQREVQRDTSDFETALRQALRQNPDVIFFGEIRDADSALAALRAAETGHLVISTLHGSGVSGVPVAMERLTRMLDAGSFGTTQLLARQLIGVIAQQLLPRLDGGLVAVLEYFENVAVTRKFITEGAFSEVRDYLDRADGSTACPFLRYLVAATKQNIVDVDVARSACDRPQDFDRAMRGIS; translated from the coding sequence ATGCATGCGTCGATTCTTGAGCTCCTCACCACTGCCTTCACGGGCGGCGCGAGCGATGTGTTCCTGGTGGAAGGCGAGCGGCCGCGGGTGAGGAAGGACGGCGAGGTGATCATCGCCCACGGCGAGCCGATTGAGGAGGAAGCCATCGCTGGCGTCTGGCGCGAGTGCGGCATGGATCCGGATGAGGACAACGACGGGGACGCCAGCTTTGTCGTGCCCGGAGCAGGCCGTCTCCGGGTGAACAGCTACCGCACCTTGGGACGCATCGGCATGGTGTTGCGCCCGATCAAGAGCGAGATCCCGGACTTCGAGGAACTCGGTCTGCCTGGCGAACTCCTCACCAAGTGGCTCGGTCGCCGTTCGGGACTGATCCTCGTTTGCGGCCCGACCGGCTCCGGCAAGTCGACCACCGTCGCGGCCTGTCTCGAGTGGATCAACCGCAACCAGCAACGTCACATCGTGACGATCGAGGACCCGATCGAGTACCTTTTCGTCAACCAGCAGTCGTTCTTTTCCCAGCGGGAAGTGCAGCGCGATACCAGCGACTTCGAGACCGCTCTGCGCCAGGCGTTGCGTCAGAATCCGGATGTCATTTTCTTCGGTGAGATCCGTGATGCCGATTCGGCGCTTGCCGCGCTGCGTGCGGCCGAGACCGGGCACCTGGTGATTTCCACGCTCCACGGGTCGGGCGTCTCCGGTGTGCCGGTGGCGATGGAACGGCTCACGCGGATGCTTGATGCCGGGAGTTTCGGAACGACGCAGCTGCTCGCCCGGCAGCTGATCGGGGTGATCGCCCAGCAACTGCTGCCACGCCTTGATGGCGGACTGGTCGCGGTGCTGGAGTACTTCGAGAATGTCGCCGTGACCCGCAAGTTCATCACCGAGGGGGCGTTCTCCGAGGTGCGCGATTACCTCGACCGTGCCGACGGCAGCACGGCCTGTCCGTTCCTCCGCTACCTTGTCGCGGCGACGAAACAGAACATCGTCGACGTCGATGTCGCCCGTTCCGCCTGCGACCGGCCCCAGGACTTCGATCGGGCTATGCGTGGCATTTCCTGA
- a CDS encoding CDP-alcohol phosphatidyltransferase family protein: MNLSLPPPADRLGSMDPESRRPLKTRSTRWAHALAASMSRAGITPNAISATSLVFAILGGASFIIAGHQDEGAWVVFWLVGAAMIQLRLLCNLMDGMVAIEGGHKTPTGELWNEIPDRFADVILLGCAGLAICHSEDHADLLGAAAGCAAVMTAYIRAVGASLTGRHDFCGPCAKPHRMAILTLAAILTAIQPLGATDGRIMWWALAVIAIGTMLTFFRRTLRLAAELKKRES, from the coding sequence ATGAACTTGTCACTGCCTCCCCCGGCTGACAGGCTGGGGAGCATGGACCCGGAGAGCCGCCGGCCTTTGAAAACCCGCTCGACGCGCTGGGCGCACGCGCTGGCGGCGTCGATGAGCCGGGCCGGCATCACACCGAACGCCATCTCCGCCACCAGCCTCGTGTTCGCGATTCTCGGCGGCGCCTCCTTCATCATCGCCGGACATCAGGATGAAGGCGCCTGGGTCGTCTTCTGGCTCGTCGGGGCGGCCATGATCCAGCTCCGGCTGCTTTGCAACCTGATGGACGGCATGGTCGCGATCGAGGGTGGTCACAAGACTCCGACCGGCGAGCTGTGGAACGAGATCCCCGACCGCTTCGCCGACGTGATCCTGCTCGGGTGTGCGGGCCTCGCGATCTGCCACTCAGAGGACCATGCCGACCTGCTGGGGGCGGCTGCGGGCTGCGCCGCGGTGATGACCGCCTACATCCGTGCGGTCGGTGCCTCGCTTACCGGCCGACACGACTTCTGCGGCCCGTGCGCCAAGCCGCACCGCATGGCGATCCTGACCCTGGCCGCCATCCTCACCGCGATCCAGCCGTTGGGCGCCACCGATGGACGGATCATGTGGTGGGCTCTGGCCGTCATCGCGATCGGCACCATGCTGACCTTCTTCCGCCGCACCCTGCGGCTCGCCGCCGAATTGAAAAAGCGGGAATCATGA
- a CDS encoding lysophospholipid acyltransferase family protein, whose product MKSASLSFLTRLATGVRLASDLPVPAAPRLYFANHSSHLDFVVIWSALPKLLRARTRPVAAAEYWEGDALRRCLADRVFNAVLIPRNPARMRKENPVELMHEAVANDADLILFPEGTRSRSGHVAPFKPGFYHLASRHPEIELVPVYLENLNRILPKGEHVPIPLMGRVEFGEPIAGPAPGEDKSDFLQRSRMAVIELSRGNLTISPDEGS is encoded by the coding sequence ATGAAGAGCGCCTCCCTCTCCTTCCTCACCCGACTCGCCACCGGCGTGAGGCTGGCGAGTGACCTTCCGGTCCCGGCCGCACCCCGCCTCTACTTCGCCAACCATTCGTCGCATCTCGACTTCGTCGTGATCTGGTCTGCCTTGCCGAAGCTCCTGCGCGCCCGCACGCGGCCAGTCGCCGCCGCGGAGTATTGGGAAGGCGACGCGCTCCGCCGTTGTCTGGCGGACCGGGTTTTCAACGCGGTCCTCATTCCCCGCAACCCGGCACGGATGCGAAAAGAGAACCCGGTCGAGTTGATGCACGAAGCCGTGGCGAACGATGCCGACCTCATCCTTTTCCCCGAAGGCACCCGCAGCAGAAGCGGCCATGTCGCACCCTTCAAACCGGGCTTCTACCACCTCGCGTCGCGGCATCCGGAAATCGAGCTCGTACCGGTGTATCTCGAGAACCTGAACCGCATCCTGCCAAAGGGGGAGCACGTCCCGATCCCGCTGATGGGACGTGTCGAATTCGGCGAACCGATCGCCGGCCCCGCGCCCGGTGAGGACAAGTCCGACTTCCTCCAGCGCTCGCGCATGGCCGTGATCGAACTCTCCCGCGGCAATCTGACCATTTCCCCCGATGAAGGATCCTGA
- a CDS encoding LamG-like jellyroll fold domain-containing protein, protein MSEQDPHPTEVTSNSLWRVIGDFENGALSPEEEAELFGILEESPQARSLYLSYFELSALLQIKAETKKEEGTLPMLPGARVQKKVLGYSVLAAAAVIMLFAGIAWLVVFGQPDPRKVPLAASEGSAWSISKAGETADGALEVVEEGCSLTVSSGTLTVDLESGTRFVIQGPAFVRFPKLEEPELEQGWLWADTGDGAEPLRVVTPTMDFVDIGTRFGVRVRDDLQAELHVIEGIVEARFRKDGSRSKVLAGTTGILFEADGRSTTVPLAADPFPGLPALLNSGPTYATTVMGQAPRGYWRLDEKVVGEAANEVEGGTTGMYAGSVDPAAAGVRPASGFDGFAKDNRGAFLPADSDRSLLYSLDSPEGVSPKEGSVSFWFRRNPDIGQAEVLWYAGVNQGRGLGPQEEMHAYLSESGRVQFFMEAGDRDVLLSSSRSSADGQWHHVAASWGPGAVELYVDGKLAARDEESRVRPGKSLSGINVRFGKTGSGFTTLEKNLVQFRGWVDEVALWSRPITGTEVSLQYQAAVGSGSAGR, encoded by the coding sequence GTGAGCGAGCAGGATCCCCATCCAACCGAGGTCACTTCGAATTCGCTTTGGCGGGTGATCGGGGACTTCGAGAACGGCGCCCTTTCGCCAGAGGAGGAAGCGGAGCTGTTCGGGATCCTCGAAGAGTCACCACAGGCGAGATCGCTCTATCTTTCCTACTTCGAGCTCTCGGCCCTGTTGCAGATCAAGGCGGAGACGAAGAAGGAGGAAGGCACGCTGCCGATGCTGCCGGGTGCCCGGGTGCAGAAGAAGGTGCTCGGTTATTCGGTGCTCGCTGCCGCTGCGGTTATCATGCTGTTCGCGGGTATCGCGTGGTTGGTGGTGTTCGGCCAGCCCGATCCGAGGAAGGTTCCGCTCGCCGCGTCCGAAGGCAGCGCATGGTCGATCTCGAAGGCAGGCGAGACGGCGGACGGGGCACTCGAAGTCGTGGAAGAAGGATGCTCGCTCACGGTGTCGTCGGGGACCCTGACGGTGGATCTGGAGTCCGGAACGCGTTTCGTGATCCAGGGGCCGGCTTTCGTCCGCTTTCCGAAGCTGGAGGAGCCGGAACTCGAGCAGGGCTGGCTGTGGGCTGATACCGGCGATGGAGCGGAGCCGCTTCGCGTCGTCACTCCTACGATGGATTTCGTAGATATCGGAACGCGTTTCGGAGTCCGGGTGCGCGATGATCTTCAGGCGGAACTGCATGTCATCGAGGGAATCGTCGAGGCCCGCTTCCGCAAGGACGGCAGCCGGAGCAAGGTGCTCGCAGGAACGACCGGCATCTTGTTCGAGGCGGACGGTAGGAGCACGACAGTGCCGCTTGCTGCCGATCCTTTCCCCGGGCTTCCCGCGCTGCTGAATTCCGGGCCGACCTACGCCACCACCGTGATGGGGCAGGCCCCGCGCGGGTACTGGCGCCTTGACGAGAAGGTGGTCGGAGAGGCAGCCAACGAGGTCGAGGGCGGAACCACCGGGATGTACGCGGGATCGGTCGACCCGGCTGCGGCGGGTGTCAGGCCGGCTTCGGGATTCGACGGGTTCGCGAAGGACAACCGCGGGGCGTTTCTGCCCGCCGACAGCGACCGCTCGCTTCTCTACAGTCTCGACTCGCCCGAGGGGGTGTCACCCAAGGAAGGCTCCGTCTCGTTCTGGTTCCGGCGCAATCCGGACATCGGCCAGGCGGAGGTGCTCTGGTATGCCGGCGTTAACCAGGGGCGCGGGCTCGGGCCTCAGGAGGAAATGCACGCCTACCTTTCGGAATCGGGTCGGGTGCAGTTCTTCATGGAAGCGGGGGATCGCGATGTGCTTCTGTCGTCATCGAGGAGTTCGGCTGACGGCCAGTGGCATCACGTGGCGGCGAGTTGGGGTCCCGGTGCGGTGGAGCTTTACGTGGACGGCAAGCTGGCGGCGCGCGACGAGGAGTCGAGGGTCCGCCCGGGCAAGAGCCTGTCGGGGATCAACGTCCGCTTCGGCAAGACCGGATCCGGCTTCACCACTTTGGAGAAGAATCTCGTCCAGTTCCGCGGATGGGTCGACGAGGTCGCGCTCTGGAGCCGACCGATCACCGGGACCGAGGTCAGCCTTCAGTATCAAGCGGCTGTCGGTTCGGGTTCAGCCGGACGCTGA
- a CDS encoding sigma-70 family RNA polymerase sigma factor, which yields MDPRSSKDDEIVQLLVKHQNALRAFLVSLMPGRTDMEDVMQETSLVIWQKRDEFEPGTEFKAWMFSVARFRVMAYWRDQKRRRESAMPEELLNRLAEQAAEEGFEGIEKRSEFLGECIQSLRPEDRALVLRRHLAGAKPGQLAEEMGRTSNSVRVSLHRIRSILRHCIRRRTHLAEGGAA from the coding sequence ATGGATCCAAGAAGTTCCAAAGACGACGAGATCGTCCAACTGCTGGTGAAGCACCAGAACGCCTTGCGGGCGTTCCTGGTCTCCCTGATGCCGGGACGGACCGACATGGAAGACGTGATGCAGGAGACGTCGCTGGTGATCTGGCAGAAGCGCGACGAGTTCGAGCCGGGGACCGAGTTCAAGGCATGGATGTTCTCGGTGGCCCGCTTCCGCGTCATGGCCTACTGGCGTGACCAGAAGCGTCGTCGCGAGTCGGCGATGCCCGAGGAACTGCTCAACCGGCTGGCGGAGCAGGCGGCCGAAGAAGGCTTCGAGGGAATCGAGAAGCGTTCCGAGTTTCTCGGCGAGTGCATCCAATCCTTGCGTCCCGAAGACCGGGCGCTCGTCCTGCGACGGCATTTGGCCGGTGCCAAGCCGGGCCAGCTGGCGGAGGAAATGGGCCGCACCAGCAACAGCGTGCGGGTTTCGCTCCATCGGATCCGGAGCATCCTGAGGCACTGCATTCGCCGCCGGACCCATCTCGCGGAAGGAGGTGCCGCGTGA
- a CDS encoding PEP-CTERM sorting domain-containing protein, which translates to MRLKNLVLPFIAGLIPHSLSAAITYVDAVHGASGNTYETGGSAGDTAWLNLTDSSDEDQDQWRLRTGASRGVGDTIFHARDNGSQDGGDTIPELTIELPGLADGTYNIYVFFWDDPNSVNNTQNIDAGLTSGNLTTYGADNPLINGEAATVAALASSYSYSGTDPSTATLFNTWNLHAAQVGQAVVSGGSTVLVYVDHSQPTTGLTSTAQVRTLFDGVGYELVPEPSTALLGVLGAFTLLIRRRPR; encoded by the coding sequence ATGAGACTCAAAAACCTGGTTCTCCCCTTCATTGCCGGACTCATCCCGCACTCACTCAGCGCCGCCATCACCTACGTCGATGCGGTCCACGGAGCCTCGGGCAACACCTACGAGACCGGCGGTTCGGCCGGGGACACCGCCTGGCTCAACCTCACCGACAGTTCGGACGAGGATCAGGATCAATGGCGCCTCCGCACGGGTGCGAGCCGCGGGGTCGGTGACACCATTTTCCACGCCCGCGACAACGGCAGCCAGGACGGGGGCGACACCATCCCCGAACTCACCATCGAGCTGCCGGGTCTCGCCGACGGCACCTACAACATCTACGTCTTCTTCTGGGACGACCCCAACTCGGTCAACAACACGCAAAACATCGACGCCGGCCTGACCTCGGGCAACCTGACGACCTACGGCGCCGACAATCCGCTCATCAACGGGGAAGCCGCAACCGTCGCAGCCCTGGCATCGAGCTACTCCTACTCGGGAACCGATCCCTCGACGGCCACCCTGTTCAACACCTGGAATCTCCACGCGGCGCAGGTCGGCCAAGCGGTCGTGAGCGGCGGATCGACAGTCCTGGTCTATGTCGACCATTCACAACCGACGACCGGCCTGACCTCAACCGCCCAGGTCCGCACGCTTTTCGACGGCGTCGGCTACGAGCTCGTTCCGGAACCCTCGACGGCCCTTCTCGGAGTTCTGGGCGCCTTCACCCTGCTCATCCGCCGACGCCCGCGATGA
- a CDS encoding BNR-4 repeat-containing protein: MKSGFAIALALSLATTSHAGVTYVDATLANTDNASGGGDATWADGDDGTTGGTVADGSATNDGLWRFRSAQGNGGIWEATSGSAVAEDCAEIAVSVAVPNELYNVYVFYYPVTTSGDFPIRAGFSPSPNTNPIFDRAGAKGTAGQDAATLSFDVAPPSGGESRTLLYGLIGQVEVTDGSLEVFIDDFPASSTGTSNDRTWFAGIGYEVGTPPPAPDPPDQIEGTLISIDPDAAWTWYTDERAIIDFPRLIAGGVRGKDWFGSVGDIVGTQFDLTTGQRTPFLLGPPPIKEPSNIGSGDTAEDKDDHNTAAFIRLPDGHYVSAWSSHSENNEIHIRRSTNPGDATAWDPEQIYERSVADGASEPNDVTYHNLIYLSAEGTGQGRLYNFFRNDLADSWDRWFIYSDDLGVTWNWGGRHTGQDDPEIRPYPKYATNGVDTIWWISSEDNSGQNIWSGYIKDGGNHKMDGSIVDADIFDNSASPVGSYTSVMMSGDLDDGTSMEELWPRDLEYDAAGNLAGTWRANGNGSSTDLRQFYGHWDPVGGTWIVNRLCFTGDFSVTLQQDGSTPHRGTPLSAINPKNANVCFFSANADPATGAPLVSQADGRRNFEIFRAETSDSGATWQYTQITRDSSCHNFRVSVVPWDEDNTCVMWMRGYYDRWFFNANNNGWDCALVAWLDRPSESSAPLLHYTDADLTNTTLADGSPLTTYTTSSSSAGADDNQWHLRTNPSLGNNGTIFTANESVPYAEDCPVLKTTVPGVAPGTYDVFACFWSLSNDDFDLMAGLTEDSLAFFQRKSSQHAPASEFDTTVLDSESSRRLYRGYVGRVTLPAAGSVEVFVDQFANDADTNSRTWYDGIALQQVGSDDDDSDSDGQADSDEVVAGTDAFDGGDFFAIDTFSEPDGGPVDLDLSGKAGRIYQLWRSTDLITWTPVGPATDPLAADGPVSLSDPSPPAVRAFYRASVSLP; the protein is encoded by the coding sequence ATGAAGTCTGGATTCGCGATCGCCCTCGCCCTCTCCCTGGCCACCACATCTCACGCAGGTGTGACCTATGTGGACGCCACCCTGGCCAACACCGACAACGCCTCAGGAGGAGGCGATGCCACGTGGGCCGATGGCGATGACGGAACTACTGGAGGAACCGTAGCCGACGGCTCCGCCACCAATGACGGCCTGTGGCGCTTTCGATCGGCCCAGGGAAATGGCGGCATCTGGGAAGCCACGAGCGGCAGCGCCGTGGCGGAGGACTGCGCCGAGATCGCGGTATCGGTCGCCGTTCCCAATGAACTCTACAACGTCTACGTTTTCTACTACCCGGTCACCACGTCCGGCGACTTTCCGATCCGGGCCGGTTTTTCACCTTCTCCGAATACCAACCCGATCTTCGACCGGGCCGGAGCCAAAGGAACCGCCGGACAGGACGCCGCGACGCTGAGCTTCGATGTCGCCCCGCCGAGCGGTGGCGAGAGCCGCACGCTGCTCTACGGCCTGATCGGACAGGTCGAGGTGACCGACGGGTCGCTGGAGGTCTTCATCGACGACTTTCCCGCCTCCTCCACGGGCACTTCCAACGACCGGACCTGGTTCGCAGGCATCGGCTACGAAGTCGGCACACCGCCACCCGCGCCGGATCCGCCCGACCAGATCGAGGGCACGCTCATCTCCATCGACCCCGACGCCGCGTGGACATGGTACACCGACGAACGGGCGATCATCGACTTCCCCCGCCTGATTGCCGGAGGAGTTCGGGGAAAGGACTGGTTCGGCTCGGTCGGCGACATCGTCGGCACCCAGTTCGATCTCACGACCGGCCAGCGGACGCCCTTTCTCCTCGGCCCTCCACCGATCAAGGAACCCTCCAACATCGGCTCGGGCGATACCGCCGAGGACAAGGACGATCACAACACCGCGGCGTTCATCAGGCTTCCCGACGGCCATTACGTCAGCGCCTGGTCATCGCACTCGGAGAACAACGAGATCCACATCCGGCGTTCGACCAACCCCGGCGACGCGACCGCATGGGACCCGGAGCAAATCTACGAGCGAAGTGTGGCCGATGGAGCGAGCGAGCCCAACGACGTCACCTATCACAACCTGATCTACCTCAGCGCCGAGGGCACCGGACAAGGGCGGCTCTACAACTTCTTCCGCAACGATCTCGCCGACAGTTGGGACCGCTGGTTCATCTACTCGGACGATCTGGGTGTCACTTGGAACTGGGGCGGCAGGCACACCGGTCAGGACGACCCGGAAATTCGGCCTTACCCGAAGTATGCCACCAACGGCGTCGACACGATCTGGTGGATCTCGTCGGAGGACAACTCGGGGCAGAACATCTGGTCGGGCTACATCAAAGACGGCGGCAACCACAAGATGGACGGATCGATCGTGGACGCCGACATCTTCGACAACAGCGCCTCACCGGTCGGCTCCTACACCTCCGTCATGATGAGTGGCGACCTCGACGACGGGACTTCGATGGAAGAACTGTGGCCGCGCGACCTCGAGTATGACGCCGCGGGCAATCTCGCCGGGACATGGCGGGCGAATGGCAACGGATCGAGCACCGACCTCCGCCAGTTCTACGGCCACTGGGATCCCGTAGGCGGGACATGGATCGTGAACCGCCTCTGTTTCACCGGCGACTTCAGCGTGACGCTCCAGCAGGACGGCAGCACTCCCCACCGCGGCACGCCGCTTTCCGCCATCAACCCGAAGAATGCCAACGTCTGCTTCTTCAGCGCGAATGCCGATCCGGCGACCGGTGCGCCATTGGTTTCGCAAGCCGACGGCCGGCGCAACTTCGAGATCTTCCGCGCCGAAACCAGCGATAGCGGAGCGACCTGGCAGTACACCCAGATCACCCGCGATTCGTCGTGCCACAACTTCCGCGTGTCGGTCGTGCCATGGGACGAGGACAATACCTGCGTCATGTGGATGCGCGGCTATTACGACCGCTGGTTCTTCAACGCCAACAACAACGGCTGGGACTGCGCGCTCGTCGCGTGGCTGGACCGTCCCTCCGAGTCTTCCGCGCCACTCCTCCACTACACCGACGCCGATCTGACGAACACGACGCTGGCCGACGGGAGCCCGCTTACGACCTACACCACCAGCAGCAGCAGCGCCGGAGCAGACGACAACCAGTGGCACCTCCGGACGAACCCGTCGCTTGGCAACAACGGCACGATCTTCACCGCCAACGAATCCGTTCCGTATGCCGAGGACTGCCCGGTTCTGAAGACGACCGTCCCGGGAGTGGCTCCGGGAACCTACGACGTCTTCGCCTGCTTCTGGTCTCTCTCCAACGACGACTTTGACCTCATGGCCGGTCTGACTGAGGACTCGCTCGCCTTTTTCCAAAGGAAGTCCTCCCAACACGCGCCGGCTTCGGAGTTCGACACCACGGTGCTCGACTCGGAATCCAGCCGTCGCCTTTACCGAGGCTATGTCGGCCGGGTTACTCTTCCAGCCGCCGGATCGGTCGAAGTGTTCGTCGATCAGTTCGCCAACGACGCCGACACCAACAGCCGGACTTGGTACGACGGCATCGCCCTGCAGCAGGTCGGCAGCGACGACGATGATTCGGACAGCGATGGGCAGGCCGACTCCGACGAGGTCGTGGCGGGAACGGATGCATTCGACGGCGGTGACTTCTTTGCCATCGACACTTTCAGCGAACCGGACGGCGGACCGGTCGACCTCGACCTGTCCGGAAAAGCTGGCCGCATCTACCAGCTCTGGCGTTCGACCGACCTCATCACCTGGACCCCCGTCGGCCCCGCGACCGATCCGCTCGCCGCCGACGGACCCGTCTCGCTTTCCGATCCATCGCCTCCGGCCGTCCGGGCGTTCTACCGCGCCAGCGTAAGCCTTCCCTGA
- a CDS encoding class I SAM-dependent methyltransferase, which yields MNEEKLHGLVGRILQDLGGAFSVPLVQIGERLGLYKALSESGPLTSEDLAGATGLSERYLREWLSAMSASGYIDYDADARKFSMSPEQAFILAQPDSPFYLAPAFGAAAAFHGNLEKVCDAFSSGEGVPWGDQSECLSCAVARFFRPGYHNHLVQEWLPALEGVVAKLEAGADVADIGCGHGLSTVIMAKAFPNSRFVGYDYHPPSIEEATRHAAEHDLENLKFEVHQAKDLPGSFDLVTLFDCLHDLGDPVGAMQSIGRALKPDGTCMIVEPMAGDSLTENLNPVGRLYYSASTMVCVPTSLSQEVGVALGAQAGESRLREVIVDGAGFSTCRRAAETPFNLILEAKP from the coding sequence ATGAATGAAGAGAAGCTTCACGGGCTCGTCGGCAGGATTCTTCAGGACCTTGGTGGGGCGTTCAGCGTTCCGCTGGTCCAAATCGGTGAGCGTCTCGGTCTCTACAAGGCCCTTTCCGAGAGCGGGCCGCTGACGTCGGAGGACCTGGCCGGAGCAACCGGCCTGAGCGAGCGCTATCTCAGGGAGTGGCTTTCCGCGATGTCGGCATCGGGCTACATCGACTACGATGCCGACGCACGGAAGTTCTCGATGAGCCCCGAGCAGGCGTTCATCCTGGCCCAGCCCGACAGTCCTTTCTACCTCGCCCCTGCCTTCGGCGCCGCCGCCGCCTTCCACGGGAACCTCGAGAAAGTGTGCGACGCGTTTTCCAGCGGTGAAGGCGTTCCGTGGGGAGACCAGTCCGAGTGCCTGTCGTGCGCGGTCGCGCGCTTCTTCCGTCCGGGCTACCACAATCACCTCGTTCAGGAGTGGCTTCCCGCTCTTGAGGGTGTCGTCGCCAAGTTGGAAGCCGGCGCCGACGTCGCGGACATCGGTTGCGGCCACGGCCTGTCCACCGTGATCATGGCCAAGGCCTTCCCGAATTCCCGTTTTGTCGGCTACGACTACCACCCGCCGTCGATCGAGGAGGCAACACGGCACGCCGCCGAGCACGACCTTGAGAACCTCAAGTTCGAAGTCCATCAGGCGAAGGACCTTCCGGGCTCCTTCGACCTCGTGACCCTCTTCGATTGCCTTCACGACCTCGGCGACCCGGTCGGTGCGATGCAATCGATCGGTCGGGCCCTGAAGCCCGACGGCACATGCATGATTGTCGAGCCGATGGCCGGCGATTCCCTGACCGAGAATCTCAACCCGGTTGGTCGCTTGTATTACTCCGCCTCCACCATGGTGTGCGTACCAACCTCGCTTTCCCAAGAAGTCGGCGTCGCCCTCGGGGCGCAGGCCGGGGAGTCCCGGCTCCGCGAAGTCATTGTCGACGGCGCCGGTTTCTCCACTTGCCGCCGTGCGGCCGAAACGCCCTTCAATCTGATCCTCGAAGCGAAGCCATGA
- a CDS encoding 3-methyl-2-oxobutanoate hydroxymethyltransferase yields the protein MLRPRKKYTVHDLRGLKGKRCLTHIHVKTPEEAAAAEAAGIDLMSCPFDTPQAQAQLPELIAAAPNSFISGSTPHGLATQEEAIRVGFRALELGASSVYCSASPFIIEGMARERIPVVGHLGMIPRHVTWTNYRAIGKTVDEAKALYRSMKDLESAGAYAAELEVVPHNLASWLCRQTGMLLMSLGSGPGCDTQFLFSDDILGDYDERLPRHAKAYRDFAAEYRRLQEERVAAFREYAEDVRSGGFPAAGNLVEMDESLFRQVCEELDTSG from the coding sequence ATGCTACGGCCGCGGAAGAAATACACGGTTCACGACCTGCGGGGTCTGAAGGGGAAGCGCTGCCTGACCCACATCCACGTCAAGACGCCCGAGGAGGCGGCGGCGGCCGAGGCGGCGGGGATCGACCTGATGAGCTGTCCGTTTGATACGCCGCAGGCTCAGGCGCAGCTCCCGGAACTGATCGCCGCGGCCCCGAACAGCTTCATCTCCGGCTCGACTCCGCACGGTCTCGCGACGCAGGAGGAGGCGATCCGCGTAGGCTTCCGTGCCCTCGAACTGGGCGCGAGTTCGGTCTATTGCTCGGCGAGCCCGTTCATCATCGAGGGTATGGCGCGCGAGCGGATTCCGGTGGTCGGCCACCTCGGCATGATTCCGCGTCACGTCACGTGGACCAACTACCGGGCGATCGGCAAGACGGTCGACGAGGCGAAAGCGCTCTACCGGTCGATGAAGGATCTCGAGAGCGCGGGTGCCTATGCCGCCGAGCTCGAAGTGGTTCCGCACAACCTCGCGTCATGGCTTTGCCGGCAGACCGGGATGCTGCTGATGTCGCTCGGTTCGGGTCCGGGCTGTGACACGCAGTTTCTGTTCTCCGACGACATCCTCGGGGATTACGACGAGCGCCTGCCGCGACATGCCAAGGCCTACCGGGACTTCGCGGCCGAGTATCGCCGTCTTCAGGAGGAACGTGTCGCGGCCTTCCGTGAGTATGCCGAGGATGTGAGATCCGGGGGCTTTCCCGCGGCCGGAAATCTGGTGGAGATGGATGAGTCGTTGTTCCGTCAGGTGTGCGAGGAACTGGACACCTCCGGGTGA